The Nitrospiria bacterium genome segment GAGCACCACTTCCGGAAGGGGCTAATGCGGTAGTGATGGTGGAGGAGACTCAGCGCCAAGGAAATGAGGTTTCGATTTTCGGAGAAGTCCAGGATGGCGAAAATATCAGGAGGCGAGGGGAGAATATTCGGAAAGGGGAGATGGTATTAGGAAGAGGGACTCCCATTGGGCCTGCGGGAATTGGAATGCTGGCATCGGTTGGGCGTTCGTTTTTAACTGTTTTCAGAGTTCCCCGGGTGGCCATTTTGGCAACAGGAAATGAGTTGGTTGAAGTGGATGGGGAGATAACGCCTGAGAAAATTATAAATAGTAATAGTTTTTCTTTGGCTGCCCAAATCGGGGAGTGCGGAGCCAGATACCGGTTATTGGGAATTGCCCGGGATACCCAAGAGGATGTGGTGTCAAAGCTTTCCCAGGGTTTGGATGCTGATCTTATTTTGGTTTCTGGAGGGGTTTCTGTGGGCTCCTATGATTTTGTTAAACAAGCCAGTCAAGTTCTCGGAGCGGATTTAAAGTTTTGGAAGGTTGCCTTGAAACCAGGTGCCCCATTGGCTTTTGGCCTTTTACAAGGGAAGCCTTTTTTCGGTTTACCCGGTAATCCTGTTTCCTCCATGGTTACCTTTGAACTGTTTGTAAGGCCTGCCTTATTAAAAATGATGGGTCTCCCTTCTTGGTTCCGTACACAATTAGAAGTTGTGGTTGGGAAGGACCTGTCCAACGATACGGGAAAAACCTACCTAATTCGGGTGATGGTTGAACGGGTGGGAGATCAATATGTTGCCACCCCTTCGGGAGAACAGGGTTCAGGAATTTTAATGTCCATGGTAAAAGCCAATGGACTTTTAATCCTCCCTGAAAAACAGCGAAAGGTCAATGCGGGAGAAAGGTGCCGTGTCCTTTTGTTGGATCAACATATCCCCGATCAAAAAAAATGAGTAAACCCTGTGGAATTCAAAAATATCCTGATTCTTCATCCGGGAGGACTTGGGGATGTGGTTTTATCGTTACCGACGCTTCGGGTTTTGCGTCAGCGTTTTCCTGAAGCCACATTTACGTTGGCCGGAAACCGTTCCTTCCTTGAAATCTTAAATTTTTCACAAAATATTTGGTCTTTGGATGGGAAAGATATCGCTTTGCTTTTTACTTGTGATCCCCACCAACGAAAAGACATTCAAAAATTTTTTTCCCCATTTAATTTAGTGATTTCATGGATGGGGGGAGCCGGCGGGGTTGTTGAGGAAAACCTCAAGGCCGTTGGTGTAAAAAAAATATTAGTGGCTACCCCCATTCAAAAAATGAGGAAAAGAATTAAAACCCGTGAGGGCGAGAGCTTCAATACCACGCATGCGTCTCAAGCTTATTTGAACACCCTTATTCCCCTGGGAATTGATGAGCGGGTTCGAGGATGTTCATTGTATTTAAAACATGAGGATTTAATCTCTGGAGATTTTGAATTAAAAAACCGTAAGATTCCGTTTCGGGAAAAACCTTTTGCGGTGATTCATATTGGAAGTGGGGGGGTCAAAAAGCGCTGGCCTCTCCAGCAATTTTCCAAAATTGTATTTTGGCTCCAGAAAAATCTAAACCTCCCTTCCCTTTTTTTGACCGGTCCCGCGGAGGAAGACCTGGTCGATCATTTATACAAGGACATCCAAACATCCCCCGAAAATCATTTTCATAATTTACCTTTAAAGGTGGTTGGGGCCATCATTAAAAGATCCTGTTTTTATTTGGGATGTGATTCAGGGGTCAGCCATTTGGCCGCAGCCCTTGGTGTCCCCACCTATGTTATTTTTGGGCCCACCCATCCTAAAGAATGGGCGCCCATTGGAGAGAAGGTGATCATCATTGGGCCCAGGAAAAATGGGTATCCGGTTTCAAAATCTGGAATTGGGGGGGTTAACAATTTTTGGCCTTCTTCCGATAACGTTCAAACGGCGATCGCATCTGGCTTTTGGGAATGAGGCAATCTTTTCTCAACCAAACCAAAATTGAAAGGGTATTTGGATTTTTTAAAAATGGACCTGAATATTGAAAGAAGCAAACTTTTGATCGATGGTAAAATAAGGGACCAGTCGGTCTTCCCCTGAAAAAACTCGGAGGCCATTTAATAGGGCCTGGGTTAAAGCAACTGAGAAAATGATTTCTTGACTGAGGCCTGTGTCCTTGGAAATGCTAACGGGATCATAATGGTCATCCTGAACAGGGCTCAAATAAAAGGCATAGAGGGAATAAAAAACGAAATCGGTTGCGCTAAAAAATAAAAGCGCGTTGTGATATGTGGTGGGATTGTTGCGGTACCGGGTTAATGAGTATTCAAAGGTTTGACTGACTGCAAATTCCCCTGCCAGGTGATAGGGTAACTTTCCCTCCTCCTCCATTTCGTTGTAAGTGCTTAGACCCAGGAAAAATGAGCCCTTTTGTTGGGTGAAAAATTTGAGTTGATTTCCTTCGGCCCCCAAGGAATCTGCCATTATGAAATGGCCGGATTCGTGAATGGCCATGTTGGTTAAAAAAGCCATTCCAATTTGGGCCAGCTGGCTTACCTCAAAACCACTGGCTGGGTGAGGATCCACCCAATGGGAGGCTATTAGGAAAATGAGTGCCATTCCAAACAGGGCCCCTGGGTGAGGGAAAATTTTTAATATAAATCGTAGTTGCCCAAGAGCTTTTCTCCCGGAACCAACTATTTTTTCGGCCCCCATCTTCTTTCAGAAACCTCCTTTGGAGGGGTTCCTTTTTGGGCACAAAAAAACCATGCCTTCCATTAAGGTGTGGGGGCCTTTGGAAGGGCTCTTCAGTGGTCATCGCCCCCCTTTTTCCTCGGCTGGGTTTTAGGGTCATGACTGGGCGATTTCAACCCTTCGGTTGACTGTGCTTTTTCGGAAGCCCTGTCTCTCTCAAATATAAAAGTAACAGTCATCCCTTATTTGTCAATATTGTCTGTTTTTTATCCATTTTTACGGGAAAAAGGATGAGTTCAACTTTTTTGTCAAAAGGGATTGGGTAATTTATAGAGAATTGGGGGGTAGTCCCTTTAGGCAGGAATGGCCTGAAAATACTGGAAACGGAAAAGAGGATCTACTCATTAGAAACGATAGCTAAGTTGAAATACCAAAAAAACTTCAAGAATGATTTTATCCTTTCCATCCAAAAAAGGATTATCATGACCAGGTAAACCCCTATTTTGATGAACGGGGTGGCCGAAATCTATTTGTTAGAAAAATCAATCCTTTTCAGGGGGTTTTTTATTCCGCATCAAGGGCTTCAATGGCGTGTTGAAAAAGGATGAAGGACCGAAGTCCAGCAGTGATGACCCTGTCTCCTTGAGCATTTGAAAAAATCATGGTAGGGCGGACATCAATTCCATGACCCTCTGCTTCTTGAACATCCATGGCCACTTCTTGTTTTAATTCTTCTTTTTGGACCCTGGTTTCAAACGCAATGGGGTCCAGGCCCGCTTTCTTGACCAATTCAATTTGTATTTCATGTTTCGAAATATTTTTTCGTTGGGTCATTGCAGCGATTCGGAGGAGTTTTAAGAAGGTTTCGGCTTTTTCTTTATTTTGATGTTCTGCCGCCTTATACGCGATGCAGGGAGGCCAGGCGGATTGGGGGGGATCTTCATACCAAAGACCAGAATCAATGGGAACCCTCGTTTTTTTGGACACCACAGCCCACCGATCGGCAATTGTCCAAAGTTTAAGGGGGGTCATGACTTCCATAACGTCTTCAAAAAGAGGAAACATTTTGTAGCGGATATCAATTCGGGGGCCGAAAAAGTGTTTTATTTGATCCAGTGTTTCTTCCATGGCATAACACCAGGAGCACAGGGGGTCCGTATAGTAATCAACTTTGATGGGTAATGGCACCGTTTTTTCTCAATTGGAATTGAAAACATCGTAGCATAGCCCTTTAAATGGAATCAAATGGGAGTGAGTAATTTCCTCCCCGTTTTTCCGGGGGTTTTAATAAATAGTTCTTGACATTTTGAGGTATTTCTCTTATAATTCTCAAGATTTACCAATACTCAATGAAAAATCGAAAATAGGTTTTTGCTGGCCCGAAGGGGATTTTCACCGCTGGTTTATTAAAACCGAGTTTTGCCAGCCTTTATTTTGAATTTATTGGGTCTGTTTAATTCACTTTTGTTTTTAATTTAGAGGGATTTTATGTCTGTTTCCACCATGAAAATTGACAAGCCCGTTCGTAGGAATCTTTCATTCGATTGGGTGAATACCTTATTTTTGACCTTAACCCCTTTAGTGGCTCTTATCGGGTTGCCGATTTATGTATATTATTGGGATATACCTCTTCCTGTTTTTTGGGTTTTTGCTTTTTACCTGGCTGCAACGGGCTTATCCATTACCGCAGGATATCACCGGTATTTTTCCCATCGGTCCTTTACCGCTAAACCCATTGTAAAACTTTTTTTCCTTATTTTTGGGGCTGCAGCTTGCCAAAATTCCGCACTGAAGTGGGCCTCGGATCACCGAAATCACCACCGGTATGTTGACAATGAGGGTGACCCATATAATATCCGGTTAGGGTTTTTCTATGCGCATATGGGATGGGTTTTAATGAGGGACCCTAATAAAACGGTAGAGAATGCTCGGGACCTTTCTGAAGACCCTATGGTGCGGTGGCAGCACAAGTATTATATTCCCCTGGCGATTGGGGTAGGCGGGGGAGTTCCATTGCTGATCGGTTTTCTATTCAATGCTCCCCTTGGGTGTTTTTTGTTGGCCGGAGTTGCCCGGACGGTGATTGTCCATCACTGCACCTTTTTAATTAACTCCTTGTGCCATTTTATGGGAAAACAACCCTATTCCTTGAAAGACTCTTCGCGGGATAGTGCATTGGTTGCATTAGTGACCTACGGGGAAGGGTATCACAACTTTCATCACCGTTTTCAATTTGATTACAGAAATGGGGTGCGCTGGTATCATTTTGATCCTTCAAAGTGGCTGATTAAAACCCTTGAAATATTCGGTTTGACAGGAAATCTAAAAACGGCCTCAGAGGTTCATATTTTTAAAGCTCGCTTGGAGGTGCAGAAAGAAAAAGTTCAGCAAAATCTGACGGGTTTTTCGGAAGATTTTCGGGAATTGATGGAAAAAAAGGTTCATGCTACTCACGATAAGCTGTTATTGGCTTATGAACGATTGGGAAATCTTAAAAAAGAATATCGCTTGTTTAAAGATTCCGTTGATGCGAAGAGGGGAGAGATGATTCTTAAAATAAAAAACGATCTTCAAAAAGAAAGATCTCATTTCAAGGAAATTTATGATTCCTGGGCACTGTTGGTTCAAGAGTGCTAATTTAGTTCCTGCCTAAGCTTTAATCCTGTGGAAGCCATCCTACATTTATTCCAGATGTTCTTTTTTTAAAAGCCTTTGATTTTTCTTAAAAGCTTTATAAATTAATTTTTTTTTTAAACCAAAATACAAGCCGTGAAATGGTTTTGGGGACCTTCTTCAAGAGGGGGGTCTTCTTTTAAACATTCTGGAATTCGCTTCTGGCAACGAGAATAAAATCGGCAACCTTTGGGAAGATCGATGGGACTGGGAAGGTCTCCCTCCAAAAGGTTTCTGTTTCTTTTAACTTTTGGATCGGCCTGAGGGATCGAATTCAATAAGGCCTGGGTATAGGGATGTTGTGGACGGGTATACAGGTCCTTGGCGGTTGCCATTTCAACAATTCGGCCCAGATACATGACTGCGACCTGATCACTCATGTGGCGAACCATATTGAGGTCATGAGCGATGAACAGAAGGGAAAGATGAAATTCCTCTTGGAGATCCTGCAAAAGATTAATGACTTGGGCTTGGATGGAGACATCCAGAGAAGAAACGGGTTCGTCAGCTACGATAAGCTCCGGCTTGAGAGATAAAGCCCGAGCTATTCCTATACGCTGTCTTTGTCCTCCGCTGAATTCATGGGGATAACGCATTTGTGCATCGGGAGAAAGGCCCACTTTTTCTAAAAGTTGCACCACTTGATTCTTGCGTTCTTGCCGATTTCCCAACCCGTGAACCATGAGGGGTTCTTCGAGAATTTGCCCAATGGTCATTCTCGGATTGAGAGAGGCATAAGGATCTTGAAAGATAATCTGAATTTTTTTTCGAAATTTCTTTAAATTCCGCTGGGAGAGGTGGGTAATATCCTCCCCTTGAAAAACGATCTTCCCTTCTGTCGGATCCATTAATCGAAGAATTAATCTTCCCAAGGTGGATTTCCCGCATCCGCTTTCACCGACTAACCCTAATACCTCTCCACGCTGGAGGCTTAAAGAGACCCCATCGACGGCATGGATCCACTTTTTTTGCTGCCCGAACCCCCCCTCTTTGACAGGAAACCGTTTTTTTAAATTATGAACGGATAAAAGGGGCTGGTTTTGAACGGAAGGGTTAGATCCAATCATTTGGGCGGTTCCTCCAACCAGCATCGAGAAAAATGTTGGGGGGCCTGTTTTAAAAGGCCTGGTTCTTCGGTATGGCAGCGGTCCATCACCCATTGGCACCTGGTGGAAAATTTACACCCAGAGGGAAGATCGGTTAGTTTGGGAACAGACCCTTTTATGGTACGAAGACGGGTTTTTACTTCTCCTTGTTCGAACCGGGGAAGAGAATCTAAAAGGCCCTTTGTATAAGGGTGTCTTGGTATTGCGAAAAGATCTTCTGTTTTGGCCTGTTCCACGATCCGTCCTGCATACATAATGACCACCTCCTCGGCAACCTCTGCAATGACGCCCAGATCATGGGAAATAAGAATCATTGCCATCCCAATTTGGGTTCGAAGATCTTGTAGGAGGGCTAAAATTTGAGCCTGTATGGTGACATCTAAGGCGGTGGTAGGTTCATCGGCAATAATGAGGTCCGGGTTACATGAGATGGCCATTGCAATCATGACCCTTTGTCGCATTCCCCCGCTAAGCTGATGGGGGTACTCATCCACCCGGCGTTCTGGTGCAGGAATTCCAACTCGTTGGAGGAGTTCAATGGTTCTGTGTTTTGCATCGGAACGATTGAGTTGGAGGTGAAGTCTCACCATTTCTGAAATTTGGGTGCCAATGGTAAAAACGGGGTTTAAAGATGTCATGGGTTCCTGAAATACCATGGCAATGTGCTTCCCTCTTATTTTTTGCATATCTTTTTCAGAGCGTGTTAGAAGGTTTTCCCCTTTAAATAGAATTTTCCCATCTTTGATTTTTGCAAAAGGAAGTGGAAGCAACCGCATGATGGATAAAGCAGTGACGCTTTTTCCACAGCCAGACTCTCCGACAATTCCTAAAACTTTTCCCTTTTCTATTTTAAAATTGACGCCCTCAACGGCTTTGAGGGTTCCCGATGGGGTGGAGAATTCAGTGACCAGGTTTTCAACCTGTAAGATGGGGCCTACCACGCTTTGGAGGATGCTCCTCTTTGTTTTATACGGTTTCTCGTTTGGCTAAGGAGAGATAGACTTTCGCTTCTCGACTTTCGGGATTGATGTCTTGTACTTTTCCCCATTCTTCCATAGCCAAATCTATAAAACCTTTCATGTAATATGTGACCCCCAAGTGAATCAGTGCTTGGGAGTAATTGGGGTTTAGTTCTTTTGCTCTCATTAATACACGAATCGCTTCGTCAAACTGTCCTTTTTCCCTTAATGTGACACCGATTTTTGTGATAATATCAACAAAAGTGGGCCGAAGATTAAGAGCTTTGCGATATTCATCCAGCGCTTCATCATACCGGCTTAAATCGTAATATTGGTCTCCGAGGAGAGCATGTTCATTGGCTAATTTGCCTTGAATAAAAGGGTCAATGGGAACCGGTTCTGATTTTACCACTTGAGCGGCTTTTCCAAAAATTTCGTTTGCATCTTCATAACGACCCAGGTCATTATAGGTGACGGCCAGATTTAAAGAGGCCTCGGTGTATTTAGGGTTAATCTCCAAGGCCTTTTTAAAAAAAAGGCTGGCCCGTTCCCATTCGCCCCTCTGATGGAAGATAATGCCCAATTTATTGTAGACATCTGCAAACCTTTTTGGGCTTTGTTCAATGAGGTTTTTAAAGATGGGTTCTGCGCGATCAAATCGCCCCTCTTCAAAAAGACGTCGGCCTTGTTGGTAGAGATGTTCGAAATTCTCATCCATTATTTCTCCTTCGGTTCTTTTTTGGTACCCAGATGGAAAGTGGAAGGGTTTTTAATCTACACTAACAGAAGAAGGAATGTCAATTTTGTATTTACTCATAATGGGAGGACCGTTTTGTTCACGGCCCTCGCTGAAAAAGAACCCCGATTGTCTTGGACGTTGCGTTTTACGAATGGTTTAAACTCATGAAAATCCAGACTGCTCAGTTCATCAAAAGTTGTCAGCATTTGTCAGATTGTCCCCATGATCGGATTCCAGAAGTGGCTTTTGTGGGACGTTCTAATGTTGGAAAATCTTCTCTTTTGAATGTTCTTCTTCACAGGAAAAATTTGGCCAAGGTGAGCTCTTCTCCAGGAAAAACCCGATTAATCAACTTTTTTAGAATCAATGAACAGTTCTATTTAGTGGACCTTCCGGGGTATGGGTTTGCGAAAATTCCAAAAACGGAACAGATAAAATGGAAATCATTTGTGGAAAAATATCTCATCCACCGGTCTAATTTAAAGGGGGTTGTGCATTTGGTGGATGCACGGGTGGGGGCCACCGAAAAAGATATTGCCATGAAGCAATGGCTGGAGGAATATTCAAAACCCTATGTTTTGGTTGCTACCAAGGTGGATAAGGTTTCTAGGGGAAAGCGTTCAGTCTGTTTTCAGGATTTGAATCGAACCCTTTTATTGCCTCTCCATCAAGGGGTGGTTCCGTTTTCATCAAAAACAGGAGAAGGCCTTTCTCCCCTTTGGAAAAAAATTTTTGAACTTCTCTTTTCTTCCTAATGGGTACTGGCCAACCGAAAGGGGTTTTTCTCTCTTTTCCGAAAGTTTCCAAAAACTTCCGCGGAAAAAGAGGTGAGCGCCTTTCATTTGCAGATCTCTCGTGTTAAAAAAAATTTTGAGAGGAAAAGGAACTTTGAATTACCCTTGAGGATTTCCCATAGGAGATTGCGGTAAGGGAAAGGGTTGTTCCGGGGGAATGGGGGTATAGGCCCTGTTAATTTGGTAGGCCGTTTCAAACCTTTTAAAGGCCGCTGTAAAATCTCCCATTTTGTAAAAAGTATACCCCAAATAATAATGGGCTTTTACATTTTCGGGATTAATTGAAATAGCGGTTTTAAATTCTTGAATAGCAGACACAAATTGTTTTTGATAGTAAAGATTCAAGCCGTTTTGAAAATGTTTATTGGAGGCCTGTGTATCAAATAGATCTTCCCCGAAAACACCCGTTTGGGGAAAGATGAGGAAAAGAAAGGTGATTGCACTCCAAAGTAAGGCCTTCATTATTTTTCTCCCTGTAATAATTTATGTTGTCTTTTCAAAAGCTTAGTGTGGAGAGTGTAGTTTGACTATATCACCGGTCAAAGGAGCTGTCAAGTTGGGTTGGACTTCACCTAACTGTTTGAAAAATATTGTAATTTTCCCTATTGGGATAAGGAAAAACTACACCTAAGGGTGCTTTCAATAAGGTTCGGTTTGGGTTATTCCGTTTAGGGATTTAAAAGGGTTTAGAATTTAATGGCCACATGGGCGTGGAGTCTCAGTTCCCGTAGCCAGTCATGGTGGAATTCCTCTGATTTTATCTGGATGAGTTTCTCTCCGAGTTCTCCCTTCACCTCTTCAAAGGGTTTGTATGGATCAGTTTCGTTTTTAGATATTTGGAGGATATGAATTCCCAAGGAGCTTTGGATGGGTGTGCTGACCTCCCCAACAGAAAGAGAGAAGGCCGTTTCATTTAAAGGGGACATTAATTCTCCCGATTTGAAATAACCCAAATCCCCACCCCGTGTTTTCTCGGGGCCTTCGGAGTATTGGTCAACCATATCAATAAAATCTGATCCTTGGTGAATCTGTTCAACAATTTTTTCCGCAAGTTTCATTTTTTCTTGGGATTCTTCGGGGCTCCCTATTTTCAAGAGAATTTGGCGAACCTGAATGCGGGGGGAGCCGGCAAATAGATGCTGGTTTTGTTCATAGAATTCCTTCAGTTTTTCTTCCTCCAGCGTCATACTGGAGGAAATTTCACGATTGACCAGTTTTAGGATGGTTAATTGATCCCGAAGGTCATTTTTGTATTGCTCCAAGGTGAGAGATTCTTTTGCCAGTGCTTGGGCGAAAATTTCATTGCTGACGAAACCGTTTCTGGCTTTAATATCCCCCAATGCGGTTTCCAACTCCGTTTCCGATAAAAAAATACCTTTTTTCCGTGCTTCCTGAAGTTGTAACCTCTTGTCAATTTCTTTTTCCAAAATAACACGCAACGAATTTTGGTCCAGTGGATCCTGTTCCTCACCTGTTTTAGAGAGGCTTTTTTGCCGATAGGCCAACATAGCGCTTTCCTGAAGTTCGGAAAGCGTAATGACCTCCTGGTTGACAACCGCAACAATTCGATCAATTAAAAGGGGTTCTCCCTGAGCATATTCCGGCCCCTTCCAAATGGCAAAAAACAGAATAAAAAATGTTAGTAACGTTTTTGGAAATTTCAGAGGCAATATCCGGTTTAGGGTTTTCATTTTTTTCACGTTTCTGTTTTGAGGACCGAAAGGTTGATATTGATAGAACTGGCCGATTTTAAATCCTGAAGCCATTCTTCGTAAAGTCCCTCCCTTTTTATTTGAAAAAGAAGATCTTGAATTTGCAGCTGAACTTCTTCAAAGGATAATGTCCTTGAAGGAAACTTTTTTTCAACCTGAAAAAGATGAAAACCATAGGGGGTTTTAACCATTGGGCTTATGGCCGATTCCTTGAGGGAGAAGACCACATCAAAATCTTTTGGCATTTCTCCTTTTTTGAAAAGTCCAAGGTCTCCTCCCATTTCCCGATCCGGACTAATCGATTTTTCTCGGGCCAGCGATTCGAACGATTCCCCTTGCAGAAGTGCTTGACGAATCTCTTTAGCTTCCTCTTCCTGTGCGGTGACTATATGCCTGGCTTTTACCTGTTCGGGCATTACAAAATCTTTCTTATGTTTTTCATAATAATTTTTTACCTCTTCTTCGCTAATCAAAATCTTTTGATCAATATTCAAGGAGAGAATTTTTTTAACGAGGAGATCCTCCCGCATTTGGTTTTCCCATTCCAAAAGGGTTATTCCTTCTTCCTGTAAAAGGGTTTCGAATTCCTGGGGAGCATAATCGTCCTTGATTGCTTTAACGGCCTCATTTAATTCGGAATCGCTTACCGTTTTTTGCTGTCGGTGAGCCTCTTGAAGCAGGAGATGATGTTCAATTAATTCCTCAATCAGGGCCTCCACCAATTCCATTGGGGTTTGAAATTCTTTTCCCGATCCAGGGTGAAGGGATTGGTTACGAAGATAATTGTTGAATTCTTTGACGGTTATGGAGTCCTGGTTTACGGTTGCCAGGATTGGCGAAGGGATTTCTTTTTGATTGGCAGTTTCACAACCCCAGGTATTCAAAGAGAGGAACAGGAAAAAAACAGGATAGACCCTTTTCCAGAAATGAAATGTGGAACGGGAAATTTTTAAAAATCGGCTAAAAAGAAGAAGAGAAATTCGGCTCATACCCTAAGAAAATTTGAAAGTTTCAACACGCTATACTCTACCATAGATTTGTCTTGAAATGAATCGTCAATGGAGACGAAGAACATGAAGGCAGGTTTTAATGTGGTGCATTTCTTCTTCCCAGTTTTTTCTTTCCGTAAGGATTTCAAAGCAGTATTCTGAATGAAATCGGATTTTTTCCTGGTACTGGTCCATCAAATGGGTGAACCCCTCTTGGGAAACCCTATGGGAGGGGTCCAGGGTGATGCGAAACCCCTTTTCCTGAGAGTCCATTCGAAGAATGCGAAGAGTTTTGCAATCCATCTTCAATTCCATGACTTGAAGAAGGTGTTGGGCGGCTTCATGTATGGGGCCGAAGCGATCGATTAATTCTTCTTTGAGTTTTTTTAGTTCATGCTCATCCGCCACAGAGGAGAGGCGTTTATAGATGGAGAGGCGCTGATGGGTGTCCGGGATGTATTCCTCTGGAAGGTACGCCGAAACATTTAAATCCAGATTGGGCTCCAGTTCCTCTTCGACCTTTTCCCCTTTGAGCTGTTTGACCGTATTTTCAATCATTTGAAGGTAAAACTCAAAACCCAGGGCGGCAATATGACCCGATTGTTTTTTCCCTAGAAGGCTCCCCGCTCCCCGGATTTCCAGGTCCCGTGCGGCGATTCGAAAGCCTGCCCCCAACTCCGTAAATTCTTGCAAAGCCCGAAGCCGCTTTTTGGCTTCACTGGTAAGGATTCTCCCCTGGGGGATCAGGAGATAGGCATAAGCCTGGTAACCAGAACGTCCCACACGCCCCCTTAATTGATAAAGTTCGGAGAGACCAAATTGATCGGCGCGATTAATAAAAATCGTGTTAGCATCCGGAATATCTAGGCCAGACTCAACAATCGAAGTGCAGACCAGGATTTGGCAATCCTTTTGGATAAATCGCCGCATCACCTGTTCCAGGGCACGTTCTGCCATTTGTCCGTGGGCAATTCCAATAGAGACTTCCGGAAAAAGGTTTTTTAAGAAAGTGGCCATCCGCTCTATGCTTTGGACGCGGTTGTGGACAAAGAACACCTGACCCCCACGGTCCAATTCTCTTTGAATCCCTTCCTGAATTATTTTCTGTTCAAATGGAACGGTAAGGGTGTGAATGGCCAAACGGTCTGCAGGAGGTGTTTCAATAAGGGATATATCCCTTGCCCCCAGTAGCGAGAATTGAAGTGTGCGCGGGATGGGGGTAGCGGTAAGTGTCAGCACATCCACATGGGTACGCAACTGTTTGAGGTGCTCTTTATGGGTGACCCCGAATCGCTGTTCCTCATCAATGACCACAAGCCCTAAATCTTGAAATTGAACGTCTTTTTGTAATAACCGGTGGGTTCCGATAATAATATCCACCTCCCCTTTCCGAATACCCTTAATTATTTCTTTCTGTTCTCGCGGAGAGCGGAACCGGCTGAGCATTTCTACACGAACGGGAAAAGCGTTGAACCGCTGGGTAAAGGTTTGAAAATGTTGATGTGCCAAAAGAGTGGTCGGGGCCAACACTGCTACCTGTTTACTTTCCTCCACCGCCTTGAATGCCGCCCGAAGAGCCACTTCGGTTTTTCCATAACCCACATCCCCGCAGATCAACCGATCCATGGGCCGGTCCCGTTCCAAATCCTTTTTGACATCCTGAATGGCGCGGAGCTGATCCGGGGTTTCTTCATATTCAAAGGTGGATTCGAATTCTCTGGATAATGTTGTGTCCGGAGGATAAGTATATCCCTCTGTAATTTCCCGGGTTGCATAAAGTTGTAACAACTCTTCTGCCATTTCCTCAAGTTCCCGTTTCACCTTTTGTTTGGTTTTTGCCCAGGTGGTTCCTCCCAACCGATCCATTTGAGGGGAAGCCCCTTCCACCCCGGAATAAGGCTGAACCTGATCCAGGTGTTCTAGCGGTACGTAGAGTTTGTCCTTGCCTGCGTATTGAATCAGCATAAATTCTTTTTGAATTCCCTGAATATTTAAGCGCTCCAACCCAATATATTGACCGATTCCATGTTGAAGATGAACTACCCAGTCCCGGGGTTCTAATTCTTCAAGGGCTGGCAGGAAGGGAGAGAGTTTGCTTTTTGATGTGGGCCGATGCTTGACTCGGTGTCCTAAAAATTCTTCCTCTGTGATTACCAAAAGGCTTTCCTGGGGGGCCAAAAAACCATTGG includes the following:
- the glp gene encoding gephyrin-like molybdotransferase Glp; this translates as MISVEEAQKIILHEIKAMGLERVGLLQALGRILSEDVFSQRDLPPWDNSSMDGFAVRWQDVQGGSRTIPKNLKILEEIPAGTLPKKRVVQGTASQIMTGAPLPEGANAVVMVEETQRQGNEVSIFGEVQDGENIRRRGENIRKGEMVLGRGTPIGPAGIGMLASVGRSFLTVFRVPRVAILATGNELVEVDGEITPEKIINSNSFSLAAQIGECGARYRLLGIARDTQEDVVSKLSQGLDADLILVSGGVSVGSYDFVKQASQVLGADLKFWKVALKPGAPLAFGLLQGKPFFGLPGNPVSSMVTFELFVRPALLKMMGLPSWFRTQLEVVVGKDLSNDTGKTYLIRVMVERVGDQYVATPSGEQGSGILMSMVKANGLLILPEKQRKVNAGERCRVLLLDQHIPDQKK
- a CDS encoding glycosyltransferase family 9 protein, with product MEFKNILILHPGGLGDVVLSLPTLRVLRQRFPEATFTLAGNRSFLEILNFSQNIWSLDGKDIALLFTCDPHQRKDIQKFFSPFNLVISWMGGAGGVVEENLKAVGVKKILVATPIQKMRKRIKTREGESFNTTHASQAYLNTLIPLGIDERVRGCSLYLKHEDLISGDFELKNRKIPFREKPFAVIHIGSGGVKKRWPLQQFSKIVFWLQKNLNLPSLFLTGPAEEDLVDHLYKDIQTSPENHFHNLPLKVVGAIIKRSCFYLGCDSGVSHLAAALGVPTYVIFGPTHPKEWAPIGEKVIIIGPRKNGYPVSKSGIGGVNNFWPSSDNVQTAIASGFWE
- a CDS encoding DsbA family protein → MPLPIKVDYYTDPLCSWCYAMEETLDQIKHFFGPRIDIRYKMFPLFEDVMEVMTPLKLWTIADRWAVVSKKTRVPIDSGLWYEDPPQSAWPPCIAYKAAEHQNKEKAETFLKLLRIAAMTQRKNISKHEIQIELVKKAGLDPIAFETRVQKEELKQEVAMDVQEAEGHGIDVRPTMIFSNAQGDRVITAGLRSFILFQHAIEALDAE
- a CDS encoding fatty acid desaturase; protein product: MSVSTMKIDKPVRRNLSFDWVNTLFLTLTPLVALIGLPIYVYYWDIPLPVFWVFAFYLAATGLSITAGYHRYFSHRSFTAKPIVKLFFLIFGAAACQNSALKWASDHRNHHRYVDNEGDPYNIRLGFFYAHMGWVLMRDPNKTVENARDLSEDPMVRWQHKYYIPLAIGVGGGVPLLIGFLFNAPLGCFLLAGVARTVIVHHCTFLINSLCHFMGKQPYSLKDSSRDSALVALVTYGEGYHNFHHRFQFDYRNGVRWYHFDPSKWLIKTLEIFGLTGNLKTASEVHIFKARLEVQKEKVQQNLTGFSEDFRELMEKKVHATHDKLLLAYERLGNLKKEYRLFKDSVDAKRGEMILKIKNDLQKERSHFKEIYDSWALLVQEC
- a CDS encoding dipeptide ABC transporter ATP-binding protein codes for the protein MIGSNPSVQNQPLLSVHNLKKRFPVKEGGFGQQKKWIHAVDGVSLSLQRGEVLGLVGESGCGKSTLGRLILRLMDPTEGKIVFQGEDITHLSQRNLKKFRKKIQIIFQDPYASLNPRMTIGQILEEPLMVHGLGNRQERKNQVVQLLEKVGLSPDAQMRYPHEFSGGQRQRIGIARALSLKPELIVADEPVSSLDVSIQAQVINLLQDLQEEFHLSLLFIAHDLNMVRHMSDQVAVMYLGRIVEMATAKDLYTRPQHPYTQALLNSIPQADPKVKRNRNLLEGDLPSPIDLPKGCRFYSRCQKRIPECLKEDPPLEEGPQNHFTACILV
- a CDS encoding ABC transporter ATP-binding protein, with product MVGPILQVENLVTEFSTPSGTLKAVEGVNFKIEKGKVLGIVGESGCGKSVTALSIMRLLPLPFAKIKDGKILFKGENLLTRSEKDMQKIRGKHIAMVFQEPMTSLNPVFTIGTQISEMVRLHLQLNRSDAKHRTIELLQRVGIPAPERRVDEYPHQLSGGMRQRVMIAMAISCNPDLIIADEPTTALDVTIQAQILALLQDLRTQIGMAMILISHDLGVIAEVAEEVVIMYAGRIVEQAKTEDLFAIPRHPYTKGLLDSLPRFEQGEVKTRLRTIKGSVPKLTDLPSGCKFSTRCQWVMDRCHTEEPGLLKQAPQHFSRCWLEEPPK